A stretch of Roseovarius sp. M141 DNA encodes these proteins:
- a CDS encoding HAD-IIA family hydrolase has protein sequence MKWIDGVDPAEAFEAYLALHHRLPAGTGGGRALAADFADIVAPFDLILFDAYGVLNVGETAIPGAAETITALRRSGKAVAVVSNSAAYPKSRMMARYATLGFDFSPGEVVTSREALLHRLKREPRRRWGVMLNPHTDPGEIAALDTVTLTDDPGDYDLCEGFLLIGSDGWSEARQTLLEASVRRRPRPVFVGNPDLVAPRETGLSQEPGWFAHRLADATGIKPIFLGKPFPDIFDLALSRFHHPPAAGRVLMVGDTLHTDVLGGNQAGFATALVTAHGSLAGLDVADAIRRSAIVPDFVVDRI, from the coding sequence GTGAAATGGATAGACGGAGTCGACCCCGCCGAGGCGTTCGAGGCGTATCTGGCGCTGCACCATCGCCTGCCTGCGGGGACTGGTGGTGGGCGGGCGCTCGCCGCCGATTTCGCGGATATCGTCGCGCCCTTCGATCTGATCCTGTTTGACGCCTACGGCGTGCTGAACGTCGGCGAAACCGCCATTCCCGGCGCCGCCGAAACCATCACCGCACTTCGCCGCTCAGGCAAGGCTGTCGCCGTCGTCTCGAATTCTGCCGCCTATCCCAAAAGCCGGATGATGGCCCGCTATGCCACGCTTGGTTTCGACTTCAGCCCCGGCGAAGTCGTGACCAGCCGCGAGGCCCTTTTGCATCGGCTGAAACGCGAACCCCGGCGCCGTTGGGGTGTCATGCTGAACCCGCACACCGACCCCGGCGAGATCGCGGCGCTCGACACCGTCACCCTGACGGACGATCCGGGGGATTACGATCTTTGCGAGGGCTTTTTACTGATCGGCTCGGATGGCTGGTCCGAGGCGCGCCAAACTCTTCTTGAGGCGTCCGTGCGCCGCCGACCTCGACCTGTATTTGTCGGCAACCCTGATCTGGTTGCGCCGCGTGAAACCGGATTGTCGCAAGAGCCGGGCTGGTTTGCGCACCGCCTCGCCGACGCGACAGGGATCAAGCCGATTTTCCTTGGCAAACCCTTTCCCGACATATTCGATCTCGCCCTGTCGCGGTTCCACCACCCTCCCGCCGCCGGGCGCGTGCTCATGGTCGGCGACACCCTGCACACCGATGTTCTGGGTGGCAATCAGGCTGGTTTCGCGACCGCCCTCGTCACCGCGCACGGATCGCTGGCGGGTCTGGATGTGGCAGACGCCATCAGGCGCTCTGCGATCGTCCCGGACTTTGTCGTTGATCGGATCTGA